In Prunus dulcis chromosome 1, ALMONDv2, whole genome shotgun sequence, the following are encoded in one genomic region:
- the LOC117630385 gene encoding uncharacterized protein K02A2.6-like, with protein sequence MLKDCINYSKGCEACQRHGPIQQAPSVPMNPVVKPWPFRGWAMDLIGKIYPASSQQHCFIIVATDYFTKWVEAKPIKTTTSQEIITFIEEQIIQRFGIPESITTDRGSSFISRDMLDMAEAFKFKLLQSTPYYAQANGQAESSNKVIINIIRKMLEKNPKQWHEKLSETLWAYRTSKREATGMTPYALTYGHDAILPMEIAVQSLRISHQHGLTGEDYSQAMLLELEELDASRIDTLNKLLAGKQAVSRAYNKRVRDKSFEEGEIVWKAILPLGAHIAGYGKWSPTWEGPFVINQILGMGAYRLQDRDGVIHNAPINGKWLKKFYPTMWDSQAVQTDSGIEKEQG encoded by the coding sequence ATGTTGAAGGATTGCATCAACTATTCCAAGGGATGTGAGGCCTGTCAAAGACACGGCCCAATCCAGCAGGCTCCTTCTGTCCCTATGAATCCAGTGGTAAAACCATGGCCTTTTAGGGGATGGGCAATGGATCTCATTGGCAAAATCTATCCAGCCAGCAGCCAGCAGCATTGTTTTATCATTGTTGCTACAGactatttcaccaaatgggtagagGCCAAGCCAATCAAAACCACAACTTCTCAAGAGATCATCACCTTTATAGAAGAACAGATCATACAAAGATTCGGCATTCCAGAATCAATCACAACTGATAGGGGTTCTTCTTTCATATCTAGGGATATGCTAGATATGGCAGaagcattcaaattcaaactgcTTCAATCTACCCCCTATTATGCTCAAGCTAATGGACAGGCAGAATCAAGTAACAAGGTgattatcaatatcatcaggAAGATGCTGGAGAAGAATCCAAAGCAGTGGCATGAAAAGTTATCAGAGACTTTGTGGGCATACAGAACTTCCAAAAGAGAAGCAACTGGCATGACTCCCTATGCCCTGACCTACGGCCATGATGCAATTCTGCCCATGGAGATAGCAGTCCAGTCTCTTAGAATTTCTCACCAGCACGGTCTCACAggagaagactactctcaagCCATGCTACTTGAATTAGAAGAATTGGATGCAAGTAGGATTGACaccctcaacaaactcttagCAGGAAAACAGGCTGTGTCAAGGGCATACAACAAAAGGGTCAGAGATAAGAGttttgaagagggagagataGTCTGGAAGGCAATTCTGCCCCTTGGAGCACACATAGCTGGCTATGGAAAATGGTCACCCACGTGGGAAGGTCCTTTTGTGATTAACCAGATCCTCGGAATGGGGGCATATAGGTTGCAGGACAGAGATGGAGTTATTCACAATGCCCCAATCAATGGCAAATGGTTAAAGAAATTCTACCCAACCATGTGGGATTCACAAGCTGTACAGACGGACTCCGGgatagaaaaagaacaaggctAA